The Aedes albopictus strain Foshan chromosome 2, AalbF5, whole genome shotgun sequence region tgttctttaaaatatgtatagcgcgtttaaatttgcgGTCtgatttttcccgcgacgcaatATATCATTACATATacaaagaaattgagggtggatcggtatttccttttacaaaaaaaaaaaaaaacaaaacaacctggaagccacttaaactggcaccccctaggcaccccttaggaaaaaatcctagatacgccaatgccggGGCCACTTTGTTGTGGGGGCCCCTTTTCCAGGGGTATATTTCTGCttatttataataaaaaaaaactgaaaaatatcgataattcttacaaaaaagtACTAATGTCATTGTGGAAGTGGAAAAATTTAAAGCTAGGACAATTAGCTTAGCCaggaaaaaaatggtaaaatcaaTCAGAACAGAGATCATGATAAAGAAATATAAagtaaaatcgttttttttttttgcggttttAGCCGTTTAGAGTTATTTATAATCCATATCAGAGTCTCTAGAGAAATGCCTAAACCAATTTATagcgaaaatctttgaaaaatttctagtaaATTTTGTAACGCAACGCAGTTTTTTGCGAGAACGCCCAAGAAAATGTCAAGTGGAATCCGTAGAGCAATCTCTTGAGGAGTTGCTGGTCgattaccatgattttttttgcgGAACTTCAGCAGAAAAAGTTTTAACGCGCCTGCCAAAGGGTTCTCTGGCgacttcccgaaaaaaaaaacaacaaaagtcTGAAATCAACTTCTGGGGAAACTTCATCGTGCAATAGAAATTCCgctattttagaaggaattcgaaTAGAGACAGTTAAAGATTTGTTTGCGAAAACCCAGGGGATGTTTCTTATGTAATTACTGACTTCATTTCTTATAGAAAAACCTGTGAAACTTCTAGAAAACCTTTAATGGAAATTGCGAACGAAATATTAGCGAACGAAATGTTGATACTGGTATCAGACCATTAAGGGGTCGCACGGTCCACCTCTGGGTGTTTGACGCGGCCCAGGGTACTAACGCAGTGGAAGGTGTGCAATGGAGTATTAGTTTAATacaacgaaacaaaaataaatcgaAAAGAGGCAAAGTCCCACCACGTTGCGGTAAAGCGAGTGGTCCCCGAAAGGGTGACTAACACTCCAACAGAGCCACGCTTGTGGTAGCAGCAAAAGCTAATACTCCATCGCACACACTCCCTAGGTTAAGGCTGCAGGGGCGGAGAGCATCGTTGTTGGAGAGAGAGAAATACGCACCCATCCCTATCTCCGGAGCCGACACCAAACTCGACCACGAAATCCACGGGAGTCCCGTGCAATAATTCGAACAAGAAGGACGTTCATCTCCAAGTCGCAAACGGTCGAAGTTAATATCGAATCGAGGAGTAATTCGTGACTAAGCCTATAGTAAAGACCACGGGACATCTGAGCCCAGAAAAGATCCAAGGATCTGGTTATGAATTTTAAccaagaaccccccccccccccccccccttcgcgaGTGACGTTATAGTTCCCCGCGCGGCCCTAGTCGCAAACAGTGCGGTAACCAGCCCCCCTCATCGTATTTCTAGAGGGCAGGGATACGTGTTATTTTGTTGAAACCGCAGAGAAACAGCCAGGAGTGGCCGCAGGGTCGTTTAAGTGTCCGGCCGTACAAGAGGTCGAAAAATCGTTGGGGGTTGTGTAGAGGAAGAGCTGGGTTGGGCCAAGTGTGGGGCCAGCAGGCCCCAACCGAATCGTAACAGTGCAGACACTCGGTAGAACCATTATCACTGCCGGTTCAGCTCGCGGGACAACGTTAAGAGACCCGCCGGGTAAAAGTGTCTTAGTGATTCGCCGGTAGAACTAGAAGTGCGATCGAGAATCTCCGGCAGAACTGTTCAGTGCTACGGTCTATCGCCGGGTGACCTCAACGGCCCGGTTACGGTCCGGTTCGGCTTTAAGCAGAAGCGAAAGGTGGTAACGAGTTCGAAAGGCTATTTGGCGAAAGCTGGTGATGCGGTGTGCAGATGGGAGTGCGGTGATTCCGGGTTGGTTCGGTGATCCTGCGGTGCGTCGGTGTTCCTGCGGTGCGTCGGTGTCGCTGAGTGGCCCCAACGAGTGTGATCACAGTGCTTTTGCCAAATATGTAAATTGATCGGCaataaaagttatagcatgctatTTAATTAAGCGTTTAAATCAAAATCAGTGTTAATAGTTATATTATTAGAGAAAGAAGATATTGTTTACAGGTAAAACCCACAAATTAGGAAGCTGACCGGTGAGTACACATTTGAGAACTGCTGTTTTTTAATTTCGTAGCATTGGCTAGACTCCGGTCGGTAACAATGTTTGCAAAACTTTCAAAGTTTTCTCAGATTCTGTTAGGATTACTTCACATATTTATTTTGCAAGACCCCCAAGAAATCTATGGATTTTGTCAGGAGTTTGCCATAAATAACATCCGAAGTGCAGAAATAAATGTTTCAAGAACTCAACCATATTATTCCAATAAACTTTCCGAATGCTACCGTAAAAAAATCCTACAATTCTTAACcgtggaaaattcttccaaagtaaGTCCAGAGTTTTCGACAATAATGAAAACGAATATTGAGCAGGAACTTTTTAGCTCTACATTCTACAGAGTTTTATAGTTAATCCAGAGTTCAAGcgaagtttttctccaggatttcgctCTCTTGCTGCTCTCCTAAAACTGCTCTCCTAAAAACTTTAAAAACTATttcgaacttatttttgtttcacatttttattCGTGATGTGGGATTTTGTGGCGGCCCCTGAAATGtgagggcccggggccatggcccccctggccctcccttaaatccggccctgtgtAACCATGtgtgcacgctaagaaaaagttactctaaaatgagtaagattcacacaaaacagagctaaactggaacagctcaaaaaatgagtaattttatttccagcgatagcactggcccaagtgcaaaaatccaaacagtttaagccgtataatattcttcacatcggcaagaatattatacaacctaaattgatgagattttcgcacttgggccagcgctatcgctggaaataaaatttactcatttttgagttgtcccactttagctccaaaatgagtgaattttctgaccgtgtgttCCTTGGGAGAAGTGCGAAGAAGGTTATGAGGATGATCAACGATCATTTTaaaagacgggtctgctgttaaGGAAATGACGGCTTTAGAGCAGCTAACGTTGAACTGCAGTAAGGTGTggccacggtgcttcatttaccgttattatcaaaaaaaatataccatcaaaacctgaaacgccaatctctttcttcatcattcctacacctctggacaaatttttaaaaaaatcgttagacgaaattttgagttacgcccttttaaagggcctaacccctaaaaaatcagggtttctatagaaaaacatcatattttataacagaagcatgtttctgccatcaaaatttgaaacgccattctctttctttatcatttctacacctctggacaaattttgaaaataatcgttagacgaatttttgagttacgcccttttaaagggcctaacccctaaaaaatgagggtttctatagaaaaacatcatatttcataacagaagcatgcttctgccatcaaaatttgaaacgccattctctttctttatcattcctacacctctgcataaattttgaaagttatcgttggacgaaattttgagttacgcccttttaaagggccttacccctaaaaaaataggggtttctatagaataccatcatatttcataacagaagtatgctCCAAAGTCCAAAATAACGaacagtatcattaataatgctacaatttgatactatgtacTAATATTGAATGCcttgtgtataaaaattagccataacgccagtataagggaagtattctttaacctgtaggatacagacgttgttggcttcatttactattatagccagaacaatgtacaatgaaaaacataaacgacagttcatttactttttcatttatatagttaatgcacacccataaactgaatttaaaaataatgttggtcaaattctccagttacgcccatttgaaggtcataagtacttatagtagaattattataaaacttagtttcatttaatcacgcttattcttcggtaacgtagtttagcagataaatatagaactatcattacaattgatcatctcaatccttaattttgtatgtttattaattgaaaacagcattcaccaaaaaatctaacgaatgagataggcacatgccatcgcttgttttgtctttaaaaaagcaatacaaaaaacttacatcccacgctatgaatggcaattgatacaaacatgattgctccctacatgtttgaaaatacttcccttatattagcgtaatggccaatttgtatacaaacatcaatacaaatagccaatattagcgcatagtatcaaattgtagcattattaataatacgttttattatttgggacttcaaggcatgcttttgttatgaaatatgataattttctaaagaaaccctgattttttaggggcttGGCCCTTTAGTAGGGCGTAGTCTaactattattttaaaaatttgttcagaagtgtaggaaagataaagaaggagcatggcgtttcaggttttgatggcagaagcatgcttctgttatgaaatatgatggtattctataaaaCCCCtatttttaggggtaaggccctttaaaagggcgtaactcaaaatttcgtctaacgattattttaaaaatttatccagatgtgtaggaatgataaagaaagagaatggcgtttcaaattttgttggaagaagcatgcttctgttatgaaatatgatgattttctatagaaaccctcattttttaggggttaggccctttaaaagggcgtaactcaaaaattcgtctaacgattattttcaaaatttgtccagagatgtagaaatgataaagaaagagaatggcgtttcaaattttgatggcagaaacatgcttctgttataaaatatgatgtttttctatagaaaccctgattttttaggggttaggccctttaaaagggcgtaactcaaaatttcgtctaaagattttttaaaaaatttgaccagaggtgtaggaatgatgaagaaagagaatggcgtttcaggttttgatggtatattttttttgataataacggtaaatgaagcaccgtggtgGCACGTTCCGCTGAACATCGTCAGTAATACGAGCAAAAAGAAATGGAGCAGCTGGATCCAGAGGCGTCTTTGACACAAGCCAGGACGCGTACGGTGCCGTGACGTACATCCGCATTGAGACAGCCACCGGACCGGTATGTTTGCTGGTGAGGGCGACATGTGACCTTCCGGATCGGCATGATCCGCAGCTTAACGAGGCTTACAGAATGGGGATTGGAGTCGATGACATGCAACGTGGTAGAGGCATTGATGAAGTGAGAGAAAGTGAATAGCTCATGTTAAGGTAGTCCACGATTTCGTAATCCATGGTTCTGGTACCAGCCGGAGGAATGTTGGCAGGAGCAATACAGGGAAGTTCTACCGAAAAACTCCGTGCGTATTACTAGTTCTACTAGAACTACTAGAAACTACCGAAAAGATCCGTGCGTATTACTAGTTCCACGGCCGATGCTCAGCTCAGATGTTTACCCTGCAGAAGATTCCAGACAAATTCCGAGAGTACACCTTACAGACACACCATctattcattgattttaaagcatcGCTCACACCGAAAATAAATAAGCTttggaaaataatgatttttttgaCAAAACTAATAAGGCTGGCATGTGAATCGCTGGATTGGTCAAAATTAAGTGTTCGTATCGCAGACTAAGCGTTCACCTCGTTTTTAACTTGAACAGATTGAGGCAGAATAATGCACACATAGACTTATCCAACATTACATTCGAAGAAACATTAGGAAATCGAACTCCTCGACTTTGCAGACGCTATTGATATCATCGGCAGTGAATGAAGCTTTTGTTCCTCTGAAGTAGTGAGAGAAAATGATAATAGGCTTCACAATAAACTCAATCAAGTTAAAGTATATGATTTCGGAAAGAAACAGAGACAGGTCTGGTGGTGTTGGTGATGAGATAGTGATTGAAATGGTTATTTTAGAAGTAGTAAAAGATGTTGTGGAAGTATTCTACTGTGGGATTGTAGTTACTCGACTGAATACATGTATACAAAAGAATAAGGTTGCTGTCATTCACAGGCATCGCATAATTAAATATGTGATTTTTCCCAATCCTATGATGGCAATACTTATCAGCAAAACAAGTGTATTACGTTGTTTGTAAATTCGGGCTGGGTGAACACTAATCAGTTGTATTCCATCACTATCAGCAGCATGATGGAGCTGTTGGCAGTGCTTGCCATTTTTCTGTGTGTGTTCAGTTTTAGTCTAGCATTCCCAACTATAAATCCTGAATCGATATTCATTCCGTTGGTTCACCGTGTGAGGGATGATGTTAGTGACGTTTTCCAAGCAGACTCAAACGAGTTTCCCACTGACCCTAGGGTGCCGCCAGTAGTTACGGATCAAGACGCTCAAGTAAGATTGTGTTGAAGATTATGGGTTTATGTTTtgactgaaatacttctttcaggCTGTCTTGCAAGACTACGGATTCCTTAGTTCGGATGACATAATCAATCGATTGGATCAAACAACAGATAGTGCCAAGGATGCACTGAAAAGGTTTCAAAAGCAATTCAACCTCACAGAAAATGGAGCACTCGACGATGATACCAGGAGACTTATTTCGGCTCCTCGCTGTGGCGTAGCTGAACTCAACGCAATCGAAGACAAGTGGACAAAACGGGCATTGACATTCAAAATTAACAGCTTTCCGAGGAGCGTGCCACAAAGCGAGGCACGAAATTTGATAAATCAAGCTTTCAAAGAATGGACCAAGCACGTGCTACTAAATGTAACAGAAGTTAGTCGTGGAGAAGCCGATATCTATGTCAGTGACGAGCAAAAAATCCACGAAAACCGACTGGGCAGTGAATGTAGATTTACAACCAACACTACTCTTGCGCATGCCTTTTTTCCGGAAGTTGGAGATATTCACTATAACACTGACCGAAGCTATACATCAGAAGAATTCTTCAGTGCAACCATTCACGAAATCGGCCATACGCTGGGATTAGACCACTCTAACTCCAAAACGTCGATAATGTTTCCCTTCCACATTCGCTATCACACGGAAATCCCCGAGGAAGATCGTCGCGCTCTTCAGGCTCTCTATGGTGTTAGTCGCACCACAACAGCCATTCCAACTGTGCCACCCCGAACGGAAACCCCGGTCCCACCTCTATGTTCACTGCACAAATTCGATGCCATACTGAACGACGCTCGTGGCCAAACGTATGCTCTCGCAGGTGACTATTACTACCCACTTCGCGATCGGACACCCAGAGGGCGTCGAATTTCCTCAAAATGGCCAAAGTTACCGGGTAGCGTAGATGTCGCCTTCACCTATCGAAACAACAAAACATTCTTCTTCAAGCGCAATCGAGTATGGGTTTACGCGGACAACCAGCTGGAAGCCGGCTACCCGAAGCCAATCGAAGATGATTTCCCGGGACTTCCCGGCAACCTAGGTGCGGTATTTGTTACAAAACAGGGAAATCTGCTGGCTCTGAGGAAGAAACATTACTGGTTCTATAGTCCTCGGAAACGGCCCCAGATTGGCAAAGAGTTTCCTCGGTCGGTGTTCGATTTCCAAGGCATGCCGGTCAATGTAGATGCCGCGTTGCGCCATACCGACGGACTGGCGTACTTCTTCAAGGGTCGTAATTATCATATCTTGAACATGACGGACTACACGATGGGACCCGCTACACCGATGAAGCGGCGTTGGTTTGCGTGTTAGGATTTATATTGTACCCAACCCACCGTTTTAACACCGTGTTTTGGCATTTGCAAGCCTCCAGGTAATTCTTCGTTACATCATGAAACCTGACCtcgaaatgtttgacaattctcaggtcatgcAAGATAAAGACAAAACTGCCTTCTTCCAcgcgggtagaggtaaaatactgacgatcaaaacgtgatattggttgaataagagataaaagatctgaaaataatatctaaaatatgttcctggaacatctagatcaatcgaatagctcgctgctattggtaatATTTTACAAAATCTAAACAtgttatgatgatgatgttccaggagtaaatttttgacatTAATTTCAGATCTTTCagctcttatatcaatcaaaccaatatcactttctGATCTTCatgtcaaaatatgctattattgagctcttttcctctacccgggtaccaACATTGTTGCTGAACTTTTCTTgctcatctgtcaaaatgaccaaaGAATTTTGAGGTTACATTTATTGGTGTAATGAAGTATAGATAGATAAGCAGATAATATAGTATATTAAAACTTTTAGTGCATAGAAATTCGATTCCACAAAGCGTCAAACGCGATTGAGCTAAATACATACATGAAGAAGTGGAGGCAAGTCAGTTTTATACTTCTTTCGATGATGAATTTCGGATATCGTTTTATCCGATATTTTTGAAACATGCCGAACATTCCCAgcgtattcttcattacaccaacaaagctagccatgaaaatgtttgacacttctgaggtcattATGACAGATCacgcaagggcccatatagccgaggcggtaaacgcacgggtattcagcatgaccatgctgagggtgacgggttcgattcccggtcggtccaggatcttttcgtaaaggaaatttccttgacttccttgggcatagagtatctcgtgcctgccacacgatatacgcatgcaaaatggtcattggcagaggaagctctcagttaataactgtggaagtgctcatagaacactaagctgagaagcaggctttgtcccaaatgaggacgttacgccaagaagagagatagAGATGACAGATCacgcacatgcacgaaaaagacggatcatatattctactttattctatattatattatattatattctaCTATATaatatagtatattatattatactaTATTATATTCTacttgttgtcgtccttttcatgcaCATGTTATttgtgtcaaaatgacctgagatctgtcagtcattttgaggttaggttcgttggtgtagtaAAGAATCCGTCCAGCTTTGGACACCTTCTATATGCTGGGTTCGCAGTACAGTGCAGCGGATTCGTGGTTTCTTTTTCGTCGTCATACACAACGTACTCCTGCACACCGTCAGAGATCGTCCATAGCACACATCGCATGAAAACACCAggtgcttgcaagtcctcctcgagctGGTATTCGTAGAAGGCCACCGGTCTTATTACCGTTTTGTACATTTGGTGAGAGGGCGaatctatgctatgctatgctatgctatgctatgctatgctatgctatgctatgctatgctatgctatgctatgctatgctatgctatgctatgctatgctatgctatgctatgctatgctatgctatgctatgctatgctatgctatgctatgctatgctatgctatgctatgctatgctatgctatgctatgctatgctatgctatgctatgctatgctatgctatgctatgctatgctatgctatgctatgctatgctatgctatgctatgctatgctatgctatgctatgctatgctatgctatgctatgctatgctatgctatgctatgctatgctatgctatgctatgctatgctatgctatgctatgctatgctatgctatgctatgctatgctatgctatgctatgctatgctatgctatgctatgctatgctatgctatgctatgctatgctatgctatgctatgctatgctatgctatgctatgctatgctatgctatgctatgctatgctatgctatgctatgctatgctatgctatgctatgctatgctatgctatgctatgctatgctatgctatgctatgctatgctatgctatgctatgctatgctatgctatgctatgctatgctatgctatgctatgctatgctatgctatgctatgctatgctatgctagatatttcaatggaaattctcACATCAATGTGCCCAAATATACCTCCATGAATTGATTAATACAGAAAATACAActgtaattcttccaaagattcttgcatTGTTACTTATAGTGATTCAGGcaagaattccctcagagattccagcaagagttcatacagagattagtTCAGAGTTTTCTGCtgatatttctccatgtattaccccagaaattcatGCCGCATTTCATCTtagcatttttttccaaaaaaaataataaattcctccggaatcctttaagaaatatcTCGATAGTTTTTTGGTAAGGATCTTTGCAAACGCTTATCcatctccagggtttttttaatTAGGTcacagatttctttaagaataccttcagaaatttctccttgaattgtaattcaggatttctccagcattaTTTAAAATACTATTTACgtgtaaaacaaaaaaatctccaaaagttttcctttgaattcctgatttttttgtctaggaatttctccaaagatttcccgACAGGTTTCTCCTGGTAGTTaaaaaactcctcctgggattctttcaaaaatttccttggtatttcttcggatattcctccagagatatattCAAAAtcacttcctaagatttctatagggattcgcctgaagatttcttcagaaattttattatatgttctttcagacatttatgCAGGGTTCCTGACATTCCTTTGATGacatatttttatctccagagacttcttcaaaatGCTTGAGGAACATcagcaaaaaatttcttcaaaagttcttccatggagtttttttttttatattttttttataaaatttcataataaatcctgcattgcttcggaaatttttcccacGGTTTATTCAaaacttctttgagaaattccttcagcgatttctgcagagattcctgtaaGGATAGTTTTTAAATGGTCCTGCGGTTCCATTAGAAATATATcttgggaatccttcagagatacccgcagttttttttttttagatattcctgcatgaatttttcaaaacgtcttcctgaaatttcacagaaactactgaataatttttcaaggactccctgaagtaatttctaagaaatccatgGTGGAttgtttcatgaaatttcttaaggacagacttgttagaatcccaaaaaggccgccacaatggccgactttggcacttacTCACAATTTCGAGGGCacacatctcttcgtaaacaaaatcagcgcacctgagcttcttattttaagcttattacaagtgagcatggACAGAATAATAAaaggcactgttgtttgaagcttgcttcttgagatttgtgcgtctgaagttctgatgcactgttgaagccggatttcaagacgtttgtttttaaaacttctggagatatcaaaatcctgattttttttgacatTCCTGAATAAAACTTTAAATATTAAATTAAATAAAGCTGTTTTATGGATGAATGCCTACCCAAGTAGCTTTCTG contains the following coding sequences:
- the LOC109410820 gene encoding matrix metalloproteinase-19, which codes for MMELLAVLAIFLCVFSFSLAFPTINPESIFIPLVHRVRDDVSDVFQADSNEFPTDPRVPPVVTDQDAQAVLQDYGFLSSDDIINRLDQTTDSAKDALKRFQKQFNLTENGALDDDTRRLISAPRCGVAELNAIEDKWTKRALTFKINSFPRSVPQSEARNLINQAFKEWTKHVLLNVTEVSRGEADIYVSDEQKIHENRLGSECRFTTNTTLAHAFFPEVGDIHYNTDRSYTSEEFFSATIHEIGHTLGLDHSNSKTSIMFPFHIRYHTEIPEEDRRALQALYGVSRTTTAIPTVPPRTETPVPPLCSLHKFDAILNDARGQTYALAGDYYYPLRDRTPRGRRISSKWPKLPGSVDVAFTYRNNKTFFFKRNRVWVYADNQLEAGYPKPIEDDFPGLPGNLGAVFVTKQGNLLALRKKHYWFYSPRKRPQIGKEFPRSVFDFQGMPVNVDAALRHTDGLAYFFKGRNYHILNMTDYTMGPATPMKRRWFAC